The following DNA comes from Rhipicephalus microplus isolate Deutch F79 chromosome 6, USDA_Rmic, whole genome shotgun sequence.
AGGAACGTCGCCTTCCCGGGGTGGCCGAGTCCCCGGGAGGGAACGCCTCTCGACCGTTTGCCAGCGGATCAAAGTGGGTCAGCTtaattaagctgataagaacagatataTTTTTATTAATGTTTCATGGGGCCGTAGTTGATTGAGTCCGACTATTAGACATAGTTTTTTACCCCGCAACATAATTGACGTTAGGGCAACAGCCAAAACAGGAAATGGCGCGTAACAATCGACGCTTTCAGGGCACTTGCAATGATGTACTTGGGGAGTTCGCAAATGGTCGGGAACGAGTTCTACCATATTATACAATGATAATGCATTTGCATTTTCCTAAGGACGCGCACGCACACAGTTTAATTTGACTGCCGTAAGTGTTCGTGATATATGCCTCGTGATGCGGCAATCATTTCACTAACGCATAGTTTCTTAAATAGGCGCAGATAGGGACGCGAACATATGCGCCGAAGCACACGATCGTTCCTTGAGTCCCACGCGCCGAAGGCTCCCACGATGACGGCGTCCATGGTGACCCGCTGGTACCGGCGATGGAGAAACGCCACCACCAGCTCGTAATGAGCCAGCTTGGCGTTACGGGCGTTCTCAAAGCCATCCGGCGTATTCTTGAACGGGCACGTGACGTCGATGACAATAGCCTCTTCGCCACGCACCAGGACGAGATTCGGACGCAGGCCCGTGTCTCCGATAGCCTGGTTTTCGAAGGACACCGTGAACTCGCGGGAGGCGGCGGTCCGCACGCGGTTGACGATGGCGTCGTGGCGGGCCCGGTAGAGCGCACAGCGAGGCATGCAGTGGCACACCACATGCGGCAGCGTCTCCCTCAGGTACCCGCAGACGCGGCACCGCTGGTCCCTGTCCGGTGCGCCCCACATGCGAGCGCCGTTGAGTGGGAGCAGGTTCAGGCGGGCCCTGTGCACGAACCGCCAGTCCGCGAAGGTGGTGAAGGCGCCCGTCCGCATGAAGTGGGAACTGGAGCGATCAGCCGCCACACAGGCCAGCACCTTCCCTTGGTTGGGGAGGTCATGCAGGGCGCGGTCCCGTTCTCTGGCGAGTATCTCACGCAGCGTCCGCATGACGCGGCAGCGGTGCTGCGGAGTTATCGTCGCGTCGCCACAGGTGAGCCGAACGCCGCCAGGATCCAGGGTCCAGGCGACGTTGTAGTGGCGGGACGCCTTACGGGCATTCGTCCACACGACCGCAACTGGTTGGCCGGGACGCGGAACCCGTCCTTAAGCGGTCCCCCGAGGTAGGACTCCAGCTCGAAGCGGGTGACCTCCTTCCGAGGCGGGCAGTGGCAGTTGCATAGGCGTCGTCCAAGGCCATCTGCCGCAGCTCGGTGTCGGGGGACGTCAGGAGCTTGTAGGCCGAGTCGATGCGGTAGAGTTGGCTGAGCTCCGCCGCGACCGGGATCCCGACGGCACCACCAGGGGCGGAACCATAGATGTAGTTGGTGGCCGCATTGGTTGGTAGGTAAAGCGTGCGCTTTACCAGCGGCCGAATGGCATCGTCCAGTCAGCGCCAGTGCGTCGTCGAAAGGACCCCGCACCTCATCGGAAAGTTGAGCGCCGGGTAGACAAAGGTCCGGAGGGCGTCCAGACGCTGCCACGGCGCCAACATCGATGACATGATCGCCCGGGCTTGGGCGATGGCGGACTCGACGGCGGAACTGGAGCCGGAGGGAATCCTGAAGCCGATGGAACGTCCCAAACACCACTGCGGCTCAAAGTCGCGCAGTACCGAGATGGGAACGCCCGAGACTCTGAACTCCGTCGGGCGCATCCCCACAGGTGTCGATCCGACCATGTGGAAAGACGCGCACTTCGACGGGTTCAACGACAGGCCCAGGGATGCGGCGAGGGTCTCGATCCTGTCGATCCGCTGTTGTAACCTGCGCGCAGTCGAGGCCAGGGGAGTCAGGTCGTCCACGTAGGCGAGGATCGTGTGGTCGGAGCCACCACCCTGCACTGCGCGGACGACCGGGTCAATCACTAAGTTGAATAAAATTCCACTTAGCGGGCAACCCTGACGCAGCCCGTCCAGAATCGGGATCGGTTCGGTAGCTCCCTCGGCCGCCAGGATACAGGTGCTGTTGTCCCTGTAAAGGTCGCCGATCACCTCCGTAATCACGGGGCTGGCGCCAGCACCGGTCAGGGCATCGAGCAAAGCCTGGTGCGGGACAGAGCCAAACGCGTTGTTAAAGTCCAACAGCGCAGCACACAGGTCGGGGCCTCCCGACCGGGCGATATTGAGCCTGCGTTGTAAGATGTAGTTAAGCTCGAACAcgccgtcgtgcggaaggaagccCTTCTGGCACTTCGACAGCACGGCGTTCTCGATCATCCAGGCCTGGAGCCGGGCTGCAAGGCACTAAGCATAAAGCTTCGCTGCCGTGAAGCCAAGGGCTATGGGCCGACAGTTGTATGGGACCTGGGGGTCTCCTCTGTTGAAAATGAGGACGGTTCGAGTTGTCCTCCAAAAGTCTGGCGTGCGTCTGTGGTGTAGACAGGCGTTGAAGAGCGCTGCCAGGAACCGTGCCTCCGGGTCGACCGTTCGCCAGTGGTGGTAGGTAAGACGGTCTGCTCCGGGGGCCGTGCTCTCGGACATGCGCAAACGCCCGAAACCCTCGTCCGGTGAAAAGTTGGTCGTATCTACTCCCGCCGGGGCCGGTTCTCTTCCCAGAAGAAGGGTAGAGTCGGCCTGGCGGGCCGACCACGTGCGTCCCCAGTGGTCCTGCAGATCCTGAAGATGGATGGCGCACGTCTGGGGTGGTCCGTCAGGGATCAGCCGAACCGCGCGTCGACGGTTGCGGCGGTAGAGCCGCTGTATGTCGACCGCATTCGTTGGGTCGGGCTGGCGGCGTCGGCGACCAGGACGCACCGGTGGGAGACGCACCGCCTCGACAGCCAAGGCGACGGCCCGCGTCCATGCTTCCTCGCATTGGGCCCATGACTCGTCGGTGGGCGGGTCCCGCAGCAAGGAGCGGAGCAGGCGTGCCTGGTCCTCGAGGAGGCGCGTGTGGTCCGGTGGCAACCGGAGGGTCGCGGGGTCGGACTCGAGCTGCTCCTGTACGTCGTCGGAATCCGCCGCTGCCTCGTCCACGGACGCGGGTGGCGACGGCGAGGAGGCCGGAGACACCGGGGACCCGGGCAGAACGACCGGGGACGACCCGGCACTGAGCGGTGGCGAAGACACCGCGACGTCGTAGGAgatggtgtcgtcgtcgtcgactAAAAACGCGGCATCGCCAACGGGCGAAGCCGCCGACGAGCCGCGCGAAGCGGGAGACGCGCCATTGGACGACGACGAGGGCCCGAAGTCGTACGGTACCAGGACTTGCCTGGCGGACGACGAGGGTCTCTGTGGCGACGCAGGATCCGGCGACCGTGGTGACACGAGAACGGGCGAGTCCACGGGAACGCCGGCGGGCGTCGGGACCCCTATGTGCGGCGTAGGTGAGGACGTGCCTCCGGCGTCGCGCAATGGCTGCTCGGAGGGGGCCGGGCTTGTGGCAGGTGATGGTGCCGGCGAACCGGAGACGGAGGCCGAGCCCACGGACGTCGAAGAACCGCTGGACGACAGGTACTCGAGGGCAGGCGGTTCGCCGATCGACGCGGGCGAAGAGGCCCCCGACCCGGCGGCCGGAGTCGACGAGGGCCGCACCGAAGGTGTGGCGTCAGAGGGCGATAGGCCCCTGAGTCGTCGCGAAGCCCGGGGTGCTGCTGGCGGCGACGAGGAACCCGATCCGGACGATGACGTGTCAGACGATGTGCTGACGTGGCGCACACGCCGGGCAGGCGCGCGCTCGCGAGCGGCGCCGGATGGCCCAGCCTGGTCGACGTGGCATCGCAGGTGATTGGCCAGGCCGCGCTTGGTCGTAAACGTGGCGTCGCACACGCCACAGCgacggcgaggcgtctccgttgTTGGCACGAGCGTGGCCCTTGCCAGGCAGTGGTGGTACGAGGGCCATGGAttctacactttgatcttagccaaaaggccgagaagcgatgcaattcattagcacttaATTGAAATCCATTCTtgcacacctcgtacttagtcctGACCGAAAGccaggcaaacagtagcaaagcaattccgacgtccacccatgcacaaccagcattgtgcaccgacagcggcggcgctggcatcacggcattgcttttattcctagtccgcttgaagtttcttgtttcgcttaaaaacatgttaaaactgaaaccttctttttcccagaggtcaaagccacgcgtgcttgcttgcatgcgtactctcgaatgtaaccatgacgtcacaccaaatgcttgccggcgaacattatcaggcatgttgcgagggatgctacagcacttgtttcaAAAACTGacgcatagtgtacatgtccaactcgagcaccaaagcctataaggaaaaaagaaaaataatgactgtgcaaaatgtaactacgtcacccatccaacatggcttctacgctggctgcccaagcaacgcctctgcaacgacgcccacaatcatcggcaaaaatgtgttgcctttggctgcttcagcgcgctcaacgtatgccttgcaagttccgacgtggcggaacaccgcaccgaggtcgacgaaggtcctgccgtaaaaggcagacccgggaatgcgtgcgaaacgtctaccgcgtgcgttgtgaagccgttgaatgaagggtcatgtggcagagggtgacggaacgtgagtgtgcgacatgccgctgcgatgtcgttcaagcgttcaacgggccggcagactctgcctgtcgtggtcgaaaacgcttgtccaagttttgctgattccgaggggtaggagtgctatggtggcgtgtacgaggcgctggtgcggcgctccgtcgatcgtgccagacggacatgaggcggtcgtcagaaggcggtcgtcaagtggtcgcggaaatcagtggagaagtactcacctgcgcttttcgtcgaattccgctgggtaaggtgcgagaagactcgcgacagacggtcttcgggagacgggtggttgcacaaatgcgaccgtgcgtcaacgtgcagccatgttcgtggattatttcgccccattacgataggttcgtcactgcgctcgctggtgttgctcgtttttgttggccttcacttgtggctcacacccactgtgggggatatgccggtttgttgttctgcttcttcgacttctacatactcggcttagtgaagctgtgaggagtaatgagtgggtacagaggcaaagcacagcaaagctCGCCCGAGaagtgatctcacgcgtcctgggttccacggcgcttcaggtacgtgcgtggtgcgtccgtacgtctagtgcgcaattttcttgcaacttccagcaactggcaattccattgaggtgagcgtgcgaggatgtttgttgtaattaacgagagccaacggtggatgagctggtatgagatggtgttcagaaatgtagtgtgtgatcaacaaggcgatgtccgtcgtggtggtctagtggctgtaaggtcctcggctgctgacccgcaggttgtgggatcgaaacccggccgcggcagctgcatttccctgtggtcagattagggtgcacgttaaagaacgtcaggtggtcgaaatttccggagccctccattacggcgtctctcataatcatatggtggttttgggacgtcataccccacatatcatcatatcgtcatcaaggtgatggctgagggcgccagtgaggtagctgaccgcgtggcaacgaattacagccaccgctggcagaagctgggacccaggtcagtggacatagaaaaagcacatcggggctttgccgctccaccgtacagcaggtgtgtgcggggtgggtcctgtggcgttctttgcgattttaatttgtgatggggaatagtgtagatgcatagacgcggcgagagcacgcgtcttcaggttaagacgtcgcgtgaagatatgaaataaaaatgccttcgtttgtcactgcaactgtaaacagaaacaccaacaaccattttctagaggctgttttatttttcgttccgaaacgggtgaattggaaaagcggaattagcttggcacatacatacacacttctacacacatatgtacatacacatcatatacacacttctagctttcctccgaaacagtaataataaattactcaatAGGTTTATTAATATGTGTagggatgtttaaaaaaataaaaacttgagtatgtacgtgtgaacataaccaaaaaaaggggggggggccctcgaattatgaaatttccacagaaacatttattttcccacagcaatcgtaagtataaacacagctagcgcactccccgcacgcgaataccgcgtcagccggggcggcgtgacgccaccgtctcggacactcgccgcacccacaccgtttaccccgatatccttggtaaactcgaacactctttctgtcattgaatttattgtcgaactcacccccgcaggggtgagtgggccgatcccggaggtagtgcgataccgggccaacccgtggcggaggtgaagcaagcttcaagcactccgccgcattgcaaaaataagtttattatcttggatccaaataggatccgtatcagataataagctgataagaacagagtggAATTTTATTATATTTCAGACAATGCATAGGATGTCTTGAATTAGCCGGACGACATTGTTTAGTTCCTGTACATGGCACCGGGATAGCTAGTTGGAAACCGGACACGTATGGTGGTACAAGGACGCCAGGGTGTTGGTCATCGCAGGAACCTCCGGGACAGCAGCGGCTTAGCCAGGGCACCTGGCAGGTGGTAGGCGATGTGGCGACGTAGTACGGTAGGTCTTGCCTTGGTCAGCGGTGGTCTAGCTGCGTCCATGTCCCACGTGCGCGTGGTAGATGGCGCGGGACGCTGCCACCACCTCGCTCACGCAGAGTTTCTTCAAGAGACGCAGGTAGGTTCGGGAGCACAGACGCAGGAGGACGCGGTCGTTGGCCGGGTCCCAAGCGCCGAGAGCCCCGACGATGACGGCGGCCACCGTTACTCTTTGGTAGCGGCGACGCAGGTAGTCGGCGACGGGTTGGTAGCGTGCGACCTTGTCGTTTCGTGTGTTGGTAAAGGCCTCCGGTGTATTCTCGAACGGGCAAGCCACGTCGATCACCAGGGCCTCCTCCCCGCGAACCAAGACAAGGTCAGGACGCAGTCCAGTGTCGCGGACCGGCCGGTTCTCGTACGCTACGGTGTAGTCGCGGGCGGCGGCCGTGCGAAGGCGTGAGACCACCGCGTTGTGCCGTGCGTGAGACATGGCGCTATGCGTCATGCAGTGGCAAAGCACGTGCGATAGCGTCTCCCTCGCGTAGCCGCAGACCCGGCAACGCTGGTCTCGGTCAGTAGGGCCCCACATGACGGCGCCATTCAGGGGAAGCAGGTTGAGGCGCGCCCGGTAGATAAACCGCCAGTCGGCGAAGtgcgtgaatgctcccgtggTGATGAAATGGGAGCTCGCACGATCCGCCGAGACGCAGGCCATCACCTTCTCCTGGTTGGGCTGGTCATGGAGGGCGTTGTCCCGGACGTGGGCCAGCACATCTCGTAGCGTCCGCATGACCCGTTTTTCTGGGTTGGAGGAAGCGTTGCGTCGCCGCAGGTGATGGTGACGTGGTCCGGCCGCAGCGACCACGAGACTTGTAGCCTTCGGGATGGCTTACGGGCCTCTGTCCACACGCTGCGCAGCTGGGTTGCCGGCCTTGAGTGGACGACCTGTCGGTCGCCAGAGAGGTACGCCTCCAACTCAAAACGGGTGGCCTCCCATCCGAGGCGGGTGGAGGCGATCTCGTAAGCGTCGGACAGGGCGAGGTCCCGTAGTGACTAGTCTGATGTCGTCAGGAGCTTGAAAGCGGAGTCGATACGACATATGTCGTATAACTCCGCTGCCACCGGTATCGCTGCAGCTCCTCCGGAGGCGCTCCCGTAGATGTAGTGTGTCGAGGCATTCACCGGTAGGTACAGTGTGCGCTTGACCATGGGCCTGATGGCAAGGTTCAACCTGTGCCAGTCTGTTTTGGTCAGGGCGCCGCACCTCATGGAGAAGTTGAGGGCGGGGAACACAAATGTCTTGAGGGCGTCAATACGCTGCCAGGGGGCTTCTCGTCCTGGCACCCCTGCGCCTACTGGCGTTTCAGCGGCAGCGTCGGGCCCTCCTCGCTCCCGACCGCCCGTCGTTCACCAGGGCATCACGACGGTGTACCTGCCAGGGCCTGGGATCCTTCGTTGTCCTTATCCTTGTTGCGCGGGCTGCCAAGCCCGCACATCAGCCTTGCTCTGACTGTCCGCGTGGCGGTCCCACATGGAGCAGAAACACGGGGTTCGGCCAACGAGGCGCCTCTACCGGTGCGTCGCCTGTGATGCCCGGCTGAATTCGCTGTCCGCCCGCCACGACTGCCCGGGTCCTGCCTCGAACAAGTTGAAGTAGCTCGGGTATTGCCCGAGCTACTTCAACTGCGAGCGCTCCTTGGCTCGGCATACTGTGGCACGGCATGCGCAAGAGGAGTCCACCCCTTATATACCTCTTCGCACACCACGGCAGCCTACGGcgactccctccagttcctctgGCACAGAGACCACACCACCCCCCGGCCCAGCTCCTTCCGGTACATTTTGCCGAGCAGCACCAGAACCACACACCCGAGCAACCGTTCCCCGGTCTCGAAGACGTCGTGGAGGCCAGTCTTCCACATCGAGGCCATCCTCGAGTACCGGGTCGGCCTCCAGCAGTACGGCAACCGGTTCTCTATCGGCGTCAAGCTCCGAGGCGTCTATCAAGCCGGGCCACTCCTCCGCCACTTCCAGCTCCGGCTCTTCCACGCCTCGGCAATCGCCTTCGGTTCCCGGAACGCCACCGTCCGTGCCACCAGATCCTGGTCCCCCGTCCACGACTGGCGAGGTTTCCTCCACGCCCGGCTCGTCATCTCGCCGTCACACCGGTCCAGGCTCCACGTCGTCTGCTTCGAGGGCTTCCTCGCGGATGTCCACGGAGCTTGCTGACGTCCCTGGTACCGACGACTATGACGACGCATCGGCCAACGAGCCGGTGGACGAACAGAGTGTCCCAGCTGTCGGCACCGTCGTCGACCACCGCCCTCTGTCGACCAATTCCCGCTCCTCCTCATCCCCTTCCCTTTCCGAGCGGTTGGAAGACACTGGCGCGGATGATGCCGACGATGGTGCACACGACACTCCTGCGGAAGCACCGACGATGGAGATGCCACCGGACCGCACCATGCTGCTTGCGGAGTAGGTCCGCGTCTTGCGAGCCACGTTCCGTTCAGCCCCAACACCAGACTCATGGGCGACGTGTGAGCAGGCGTGGTCTCGGGCTGTTGCTCTGGCCGCGGAGGCTGTCCACCTCCCCCCGTCAACACCAGGACGCCCTGCTCGAGACGTCAACCCTGACAACGCCACGCAGATCCAGCGTCTCTACCGCAGGAACCGCCGACGTGCCGTGCACCTGATCATGGAGGGTCCCACACGGTCCTGTACCATCCCCATACGAGACATCCAGGACCATTGGGCCTCCACCTGGTCACCTCGCACGGCAGACACGTCAGCGCTGTTCCAGCGACCCGCGGCCCCTGTCCCGATCAACCTGGCGTCCTTCTCGGCGGACGAGGTTCTCCTCCAGCTCCGGAAGTCGGAGAATACGGCTCCCGGTCCTGACAGACTGACGTACCATCACTGGAGGTCCGTCGACCCGGAGGCCCGCTTCCTGTCCGCCCTTTTCAACGCCTGCGTCCACCCCCGTCGCACCCCGGACTCATGGCGAACGTCACGTACGGTACTCATATACAAGAAAGGTGATCCCTCTGTCCCGGGCAACTGGCGCCCCATTGCACTCGGCAGTACTGCCTCTAAGTTATACGCCAAGTGCCTCTCGTCGTGCCTGCAAGCCTTGATCATGGATCACCAGGTCTTGCCAAAGTGCCAGAAAGGTTTCCTCCCGTATGACGGCGTTTTCGAACTGAATTACATCTTTCAGCACCGCGTGGATGCAGCCAGAGCTGGTGGCATGGAGTTTTGCGCGGCCCTTTTGGACTTCGCAGACGCCTACGGGTCCGTGCCTCACCAAGCCCTGTTGGGCGCCCTCCGTGGTTCCGGTGCTGGAGAGACGTTTACCGCCCTCATTGAGAACCTTTACCGTGACAACCAGACTGTCATCGTTGCTGCGGAGGGCACAACAGATCCGGTCATTATCCACTCGGGTCTACGCCAGGGCTGCCCGCTCAACGGGTTGCTCTTCAACCTGgtcatagccccgccgcggtggtctagtggctaaggtactcggctgctgacccgcaggtcgcgggtttgattcccggctgcggcggctgcatttccgatgaaggcggaaatattgtaggcccgtgtactcagatttgggtgcacattaaagaaccccaggtggtcaaaatttccggagccctccactacggcgtctctcataatcaaatggtggttttgggacgttaagccccacaaatcaatcaatcaattcaaccTGGTCATAGACCCCGTAGTTCGAGGCGTCCAAGGCACAGGCGACGACCACAACATCCTCGCCTATGCCGACGACCTGACGCCCCTGGCCGACTGTCCTGCTCTTCTCCCGCAACGCATCGACATGGTCGAGGCGCTATCAACACCGCTCGGGCTATCTCTCAACCCGAGCAAGTGTACGACCCTACACCTCAGCGGCGTCACCCCCGTCGGAATGCGGCCAACCGTGTTCCGGGTCTCCGGCGTCCCGGTCACAGCTTTGAGCGACTCCGAGCCGCTCCGCTACCTCGGACGCCCGGTGGGTTTCCGCCTTCCACAAAGAGCGGAGACCAATGTCATTGACGACGCCATCCGCAACGCCACGGCGATTTTTTCGTCCCTTCTAGCCCCCTGGCAGCGTATTGACGCCCTCAAGACATTTGTGTTCCCCGCCCTCAACTTCTCCATGAGGTGCGGCGCCCTGAACAAAACAGACTGGCACCGGTTGGACCTTGCCATCAGGCCCATGGTCAAGCGCACACTGTACCTACTGGTGAATGCCTCGACGCACTACGTCTACGGGAGCGCCTCCGGAGGAGCTGCAGCGATACCGGTGGCAGCAGAGTTATACGACATCTGACGTATCGACTCCGCTTTTAAGCTCCTGATGACATCAGACCATACACTACGGTACCTCGCCCTGTCCGACGCT
Coding sequences within:
- the LOC142765912 gene encoding uncharacterized protein LOC142765912, producing the protein MGLMARFNLCQSVLVRAPHLMEKLRAGNTNVLRASIRCQGASRPGTPAPTGVSAAASGPPRSRPPVVHQGITTLGYCPSYFNCERSLARHTVARHAQEESTPYIPLRTPRQPTATPSSSSGTETTPPPGPAPSGTFCRAAPEPHTRATVPRSRRRRGGQSSTSRPSSSTGSASSSTATGSLSASSSEASIKPGHSSATSSSGSSTPRQSPSVPGTPPSVPPDPGPPSTTGEVSSTPGSSSRRHTGPGSTSSASRASSRMSTELADVPGTDDYDDASANEPVDEQSVPAVGTVVDHRPLSTNSRSSSSPSLSERLEDTGADDADDGAHDTPAEAPTMEMPPDRTMLLAE
- the LOC142765911 gene encoding uncharacterized protein LOC142765911, with translation MRTLREILARERDRALHDLPNQGKVLACVAADRSSSHFMRTGAFTTFADWRFVHRARLNLLPLNGARMWGAPDRDQRCRVCGYLRETLPHVVCHCMPRCALYRARHDAIVNRVRTAASREFTVSFENQAIGDTGLRPNLVLVRGEEAIVIDVTCPFKNTPDGFENARNAKLAHYELVVAFLHRRYQRVTMDAVIVGAFGAWDSRNDRVPSRGLGHPGKATFLAAPALSEGHLLLLLTGGASRSWTLDVADLLTLEALDVLAGPGDPRVLDGGR